The Hymenobacter sp. GOD-10R genome includes a window with the following:
- a CDS encoding LptF/LptG family permease, producing MKLLDKYILQKFLTSFIFTVLVLVLVICVIDFTEKNDDFIKHNLSAKKVLLEYYVNLFPYFANLLSPITVFIAVVFVTARLAARTEIVAILASGVSFKRLLLPYVMGGTIIGIVTFGLTGWVIPLANKTRVAFERLYVKNPYVYKGRNVHIKIGPRSYAYMESYDNTNNVGYRFALETIDGIQLKRRMTADAISWDSTRKAWKLTPQVIRTFNGQQEKLQTMPARDTTLNLYPKDFASTYRLSETLTLPELNAFINQKIERGADDTQIYLSEKYERYAYPYAILILTVIGVILSARKSRAGVGGQIALGFVLAFVFIIFVILSRNLAQVGQVHPILAAWVPSIVFTGIGITLYRFVPQ from the coding sequence ATGAAGCTGCTCGATAAATATATCCTCCAGAAGTTCCTGACGTCCTTCATCTTCACGGTACTCGTGCTCGTGCTCGTCATCTGCGTGATTGACTTCACGGAGAAAAACGACGACTTCATCAAGCACAACTTATCGGCGAAGAAGGTGCTGCTAGAATACTACGTGAATCTGTTCCCGTATTTCGCTAACCTGCTCTCTCCTATCACGGTATTTATTGCGGTGGTGTTCGTGACAGCTAGGTTGGCAGCACGCACCGAAATTGTGGCCATCTTGGCTAGTGGCGTCAGCTTCAAGCGGTTGCTGTTGCCCTACGTGATGGGCGGTACCATTATTGGGATTGTCACGTTTGGGCTAACTGGCTGGGTTATTCCACTGGCTAACAAGACGCGGGTGGCCTTCGAGCGCCTGTACGTGAAGAACCCTTACGTGTACAAAGGCCGCAATGTGCACATCAAGATTGGGCCGCGCAGCTACGCCTACATGGAAAGCTACGACAACACCAATAACGTAGGATACCGTTTTGCACTCGAAACCATCGACGGCATTCAGCTTAAGCGCCGCATGACGGCTGATGCTATTAGCTGGGACTCGACGCGTAAAGCATGGAAACTTACGCCGCAAGTGATACGGACGTTCAATGGGCAACAGGAAAAGCTGCAAACGATGCCTGCCCGCGACACCACGCTCAACCTCTACCCTAAGGATTTTGCCAGCACCTACCGGCTCTCCGAGACCCTCACCTTGCCAGAGCTTAATGCGTTCATCAACCAAAAGATAGAGCGCGGCGCCGACGATACGCAGATCTACCTAAGCGAGAAGTACGAACGGTATGCTTACCCGTATGCGATTCTCATTCTTACAGTTATCGGCGTTATCCTGAGTGCCCGCAAGTCGAGGGCAGGCGTGGGTGGCCAAATTGCGCTCGGCTTCGTGCTAGCCTTCGTCTTCATCATTTTCGTGATTCTGAGCCGTAATCTAGCTCAAGTGGGGCAGGTGCATCCCATACTAGCAGCCTGGGTACCCAGTATTGTATTCACTGGCATTGGTATTACGCTCTACCGCTTCGTGCCGCAATAA
- the pyk gene encoding pyruvate kinase → MEPRPTFNKTKIVATVGPASNTYERLSTLIREGVDVFRLNFSHGSYEDHLAVINTVRRVNKDLRTNAGLLQDLQGPKIRLGEVEGGSVEISAGDRIKLVCGEKETSTATRLSTIYLGLARDVKPGDAILIDDGKIELRVLATDRDKEVDVEVIYGGTVKPRKGINLPDSDVTAPSMTEKDIADLQFGLEHDVDWVALSFARRAEDIRFIKSLIAESGKQTRVIAKIETPEGLRNVDEIIALTDAVMVARGDLGVEIASGEVPLAQKMIIQKCNQAGKPVIVATQMMESMITNPRPTRAETNDVANAVLDGTDAVMLSAETAVGSYPIEVIRQMVSIIRSVESRSATIYNHWFPIDPKSPSFMVDSLLSAAGHLAKNTGAKAITGLTFRGYTAFQISKYRPKADIFIFTSNRSLLTVLSLVWGVRAFYYDRMLSTDSTVSDIRYALTAAGHLQKGDVFINTASMPINEKGKTNMVKVSVA, encoded by the coding sequence ATGGAACCTCGTCCCACGTTCAACAAAACTAAAATTGTGGCCACTGTTGGGCCCGCCTCCAACACATATGAGCGCCTCAGCACCCTTATACGGGAGGGAGTTGATGTGTTTCGCCTCAACTTTTCGCACGGCTCTTACGAGGATCACTTAGCTGTTATCAACACCGTGCGGCGTGTGAATAAAGATCTGCGCACCAATGCCGGTCTGCTTCAAGATTTGCAAGGTCCGAAGATCCGCTTGGGCGAAGTAGAAGGTGGCAGTGTAGAAATCAGTGCCGGCGACCGAATCAAACTGGTATGCGGCGAAAAAGAAACTAGCACAGCTACGCGCCTCAGCACCATCTACCTAGGCCTAGCTCGCGACGTGAAGCCCGGTGATGCTATCCTGATCGACGATGGCAAGATCGAGTTGCGTGTACTAGCTACCGACCGCGACAAAGAAGTAGACGTTGAAGTAATCTACGGTGGTACCGTAAAACCCCGCAAGGGCATCAACCTTCCTGACTCCGACGTAACAGCGCCCTCGATGACGGAGAAGGACATTGCTGACTTACAGTTCGGCCTAGAGCACGACGTAGATTGGGTAGCTTTGTCTTTCGCTCGACGTGCCGAAGATATCCGCTTCATCAAGTCGCTGATTGCCGAAAGTGGCAAACAGACGCGTGTTATTGCCAAAATTGAAACACCTGAAGGTCTTCGTAACGTCGACGAAATCATTGCGCTGACGGATGCCGTGATGGTAGCCCGTGGCGACCTAGGGGTTGAAATTGCAAGTGGTGAGGTGCCTCTGGCCCAGAAGATGATTATCCAGAAGTGCAACCAAGCGGGCAAACCGGTTATCGTCGCCACCCAGATGATGGAGAGCATGATAACGAACCCACGCCCAACGCGCGCTGAAACCAACGACGTCGCTAATGCGGTGCTCGATGGCACTGATGCAGTGATGCTTTCTGCTGAAACAGCGGTAGGCTCTTACCCTATCGAGGTTATCCGGCAGATGGTAAGCATCATTCGTAGCGTAGAAAGCCGCTCCGCCACGATCTACAACCACTGGTTCCCTATCGATCCGAAGTCGCCTTCTTTCATGGTCGATAGCTTGCTGTCAGCTGCGGGTCACTTAGCGAAAAACACGGGCGCTAAGGCCATCACGGGACTAACCTTCCGTGGGTATACCGCTTTCCAGATTTCCAAGTATCGCCCCAAGGCTGATATCTTCATCTTCACCAGCAACCGCAGCCTGCTCACGGTGCTCAGTCTAGTGTGGGGCGTACGCGCATTCTACTACGACCGCATGCTCAGCACCGATAGCACCGTATCGGATATCCGCTACGCCCTAACAGCAGCTGGTCACTTGCAGAAAGGCGATGTATTCATCAACACGGCATCTATGCCGATCAATGAGAAGGGCAAGACAAACATGGTTAAGGTGAGTGTTGCCTAA
- a CDS encoding GDSL-type esterase/lipase family protein, giving the protein MLPYYFLLILLWAGTVFNPVFAVQAVPDCGFQTHTQAYYGSAAAGTYLTDHFFAAFPTGLLAGCSTGRTLRLTSAAAVTNFLPSATSTNEVLDASYINPVKPGGSSVNVYSSNFAGQVVALTLSVGFDLADASYSSANIPLKDAIIINGTFAGKTVNFVLTQANLALGGCTSQYSVEQLNTIITAINEGYESGKIGDLLTCSGACSVPVPTVVGTVAYCQGSATSPLSNSITAANGATINVYTTAAGSTPLASNFQPSTAAISSTTYYVSQTIGACESNRIPVVVGIVNKPSPPTIVSSLLTNTSNVAAWGDSFTDSNFGRYPAVLSRLSGYNVKNLGVGGQTSAQVKTRMLADAEKRTWPSIIWAGRNDTRDQLAQTQANIATMVANLTHTNYLVLSVFNGDGEGKGTYAYQQILALNAALAKTYGSHYLDVRSYMVTQYNTSSSQDAVNFTADIPPVSLRQDFLHPNNAGSDLIANYIYAHLNQLVSGGVAVQYCQNAEATPLTAAFNTPSTGAVLRFYDSATATVPVGSGNTFSPPTSTLGSTVYYVSQAIGTCESTRIPILVNVNDCAAMGRGSLGSTDVETLTVFPDPFDTQATVGVYLPAGQPYTLELYNSTGELVRHLAQGTTTTSEQRTFSISGTPLAAGLYIVRLNAGHASQSRRLLLVR; this is encoded by the coding sequence ATGCTTCCTTACTATTTTCTGCTGATTCTGCTGTGGGCAGGTACTGTTTTCAATCCGGTTTTTGCTGTACAAGCAGTACCTGATTGTGGTTTTCAGACCCATACACAAGCGTATTATGGCTCAGCGGCAGCTGGTACGTATCTTACTGATCACTTTTTCGCCGCCTTTCCTACCGGGCTGCTTGCGGGCTGTTCTACCGGGCGTACGCTTAGGCTGACTTCTGCTGCAGCCGTAACAAACTTCCTGCCCTCCGCTACCAGCACCAATGAAGTCCTTGATGCTAGCTATATCAATCCTGTTAAACCTGGAGGGAGTAGCGTAAATGTATACTCGAGCAACTTTGCCGGCCAGGTAGTTGCGCTAACCTTGTCAGTGGGCTTCGACTTAGCTGATGCAAGCTACAGCAGCGCCAACATCCCACTTAAGGATGCTATTATCATCAATGGCACGTTCGCGGGGAAAACGGTCAATTTTGTTTTGACGCAGGCGAACCTAGCGCTAGGTGGCTGCACTAGCCAGTACTCAGTGGAGCAGTTGAACACCATCATTACAGCTATCAACGAAGGATACGAAAGTGGCAAAATTGGTGATTTGCTGACTTGTTCGGGCGCTTGTTCGGTTCCCGTGCCTACTGTAGTAGGAACGGTAGCTTACTGCCAAGGTTCGGCAACCAGCCCACTCAGTAACAGCATCACGGCGGCCAATGGCGCTACGATTAACGTCTATACCACCGCCGCAGGCAGCACACCCCTAGCCAGCAATTTTCAGCCGTCGACGGCTGCCATAAGCAGCACCACCTACTACGTCTCCCAAACTATCGGTGCTTGCGAAAGCAATCGTATTCCGGTTGTCGTCGGAATCGTTAACAAGCCTAGCCCCCCTACTATCGTTAGCTCGCTGCTGACGAACACCAGCAACGTAGCCGCTTGGGGTGACTCTTTTACGGATTCCAACTTCGGTCGCTACCCAGCGGTATTGTCGAGACTCAGTGGCTACAATGTCAAGAACCTAGGTGTTGGTGGACAAACTTCCGCACAGGTTAAAACCCGCATGCTAGCTGATGCCGAGAAGCGCACGTGGCCCTCTATCATCTGGGCCGGGCGCAACGATACCCGCGACCAGCTTGCTCAAACCCAGGCGAACATTGCGACCATGGTGGCCAATCTGACGCACACTAATTATTTAGTGTTATCTGTGTTCAATGGCGACGGGGAAGGCAAGGGGACGTATGCCTATCAGCAAATCCTAGCTTTGAATGCTGCCCTGGCTAAAACATACGGTAGCCACTACCTAGATGTGCGCAGCTATATGGTGACGCAGTATAACACCAGCAGTTCGCAGGATGCTGTCAACTTCACGGCTGACATTCCTCCTGTTTCGCTCCGCCAAGATTTCTTACACCCCAACAACGCTGGTAGCGACTTGATAGCCAACTACATTTACGCACACCTGAATCAACTTGTAAGCGGTGGAGTAGCAGTACAATACTGCCAGAACGCAGAAGCTACCCCGCTTACCGCTGCTTTCAATACTCCTTCTACGGGGGCTGTTCTACGCTTTTACGATAGTGCTACAGCTACCGTCCCCGTAGGCTCCGGCAACACTTTTAGCCCTCCCACCTCGACGTTGGGCAGCACGGTCTACTATGTATCACAGGCCATTGGCACTTGCGAAAGCACTCGTATCCCTATCTTAGTAAACGTAAATGATTGCGCCGCTATGGGGCGTGGGAGCCTAGGTTCGACTGATGTCGAAACCTTAACAGTATTCCCAGATCCATTTGATACGCAGGCTACCGTAGGCGTTTACCTACCAGCAGGACAACCATATACCTTAGAGCTTTACAATTCTACAGGAGAGCTGGTAAGACACTTGGCACAGGGTACTACTACAACCAGCGAACAGCGTACCTTCTCCATTAGTGGCACTCCCTTAGCTGCGGGCCTCTACATCGTACGCCTCAATGCCGGTCATGCAAGCCAGAGTCGGCGCTTGCTCCTCGTTAGATAA
- the rpsT gene encoding 30S ribosomal protein S20 — MANHKSALKRIRSNEAKRVLNRYQAKSTRTAVKKLRATTDATEAQELLKKVSSMLDRLAKKNIIHKNKAANNKSKLAKFVKSLAA, encoded by the coding sequence ATGGCGAATCACAAGTCGGCCCTCAAGCGCATCCGCTCCAACGAAGCAAAGCGCGTGTTGAACCGTTACCAAGCTAAATCGACCCGCACAGCTGTTAAGAAGCTACGTGCTACCACAGATGCTACTGAAGCACAAGAGCTGCTGAAGAAAGTATCTTCTATGCTGGATCGTTTGGCAAAGAAGAACATCATCCACAAGAACAAAGCCGCTAACAACAAATCGAAGTTGGCTAAGTTCGTGAAGTCACTGGCTGCCTAA
- a CDS encoding DMT family transporter, which translates to MLKDYLRLHFLVLLWGFTAILGKLISLPPVELVFWRTFLATVGLAALLVIRKQSWRIKPADVLRLLSVGVLVAIHWITFFLAARLSSVSVCLAGMATLALWASLLEPLVLWRRVRVYEVGLGLLTMVGLYLVSQAELDQLLGLGVATISAGLSALFSVLNSKLVKQHSPLRLTFYEMLGACLAIALFLPFYSQYFTASAGLHLIPAPLDWLWLFVLSGACTVYAFSSSVELMKRLSAFVVNLTINLEPVYGIVLAVLIFGSQEKMSLNFYLGTLVILFSVLVHPVLDQWNQRRRKPAPIEAVL; encoded by the coding sequence GTGCTTAAGGATTACCTCCGCTTACATTTCTTGGTTTTGCTTTGGGGCTTCACGGCCATTTTAGGCAAGCTCATCTCACTACCACCCGTCGAGCTAGTGTTCTGGCGGACGTTTCTGGCGACTGTCGGGCTAGCAGCTTTGCTGGTTATCAGAAAGCAAAGCTGGCGTATCAAGCCAGCCGACGTTTTGCGCTTGCTGAGTGTAGGCGTTTTAGTAGCTATCCACTGGATTACCTTTTTCCTAGCCGCCCGTCTTTCTTCCGTGAGTGTGTGCTTGGCCGGCATGGCGACGCTAGCCCTGTGGGCCTCGCTCTTGGAGCCGCTGGTGCTTTGGCGTCGGGTGCGCGTTTATGAAGTAGGCCTAGGTCTACTAACCATGGTTGGTCTCTACCTGGTGTCGCAAGCAGAGTTGGATCAGCTCTTAGGTTTGGGCGTTGCCACCATATCCGCCGGGTTATCTGCTCTGTTCAGCGTGCTGAATTCTAAGCTGGTAAAGCAGCATTCTCCTTTGCGCCTAACGTTTTATGAAATGCTAGGTGCTTGCCTAGCAATTGCGCTGTTCTTACCATTTTACAGTCAGTATTTTACGGCTAGTGCCGGCTTGCACCTCATCCCAGCGCCGCTCGATTGGCTGTGGCTGTTTGTGCTGTCGGGCGCTTGCACGGTATATGCTTTTTCCAGCTCGGTGGAGCTGATGAAGCGGCTTTCGGCTTTCGTTGTCAACCTCACCATCAACCTGGAGCCCGTGTACGGCATTGTGCTGGCCGTGCTGATCTTCGGCTCCCAGGAAAAGATGTCGCTGAACTTCTATCTAGGTACGCTGGTCATTCTGTTCAGTGTGCTCGTACACCCGGTACTCGACCAGTGGAACCAACGCCGCCGTAAGCCCGCGCCGATAGAAGCGGTGCTGTAG
- a CDS encoding RNA polymerase sigma factor has translation MEVNNQEIQKQFSAKAKHDFKLIRAAVEQSDEKAYAELMQIYKKPVYHVVLKMVRNPDDAEDLTIEAFAKAFRNLHKFNPEYAFSTWLFRIATNNCIDFIRKNKIKTMSIDSAIKIDNGDEITIDFRDQNLNPQESAIKNQKIEIMQHVVSRLPDKYQRLVTLRYFDELSYEEIAQELKAPLGTVKAQLHRARELLFDMVKNKKHII, from the coding sequence ATGGAAGTAAACAATCAGGAAATACAAAAGCAGTTTTCAGCCAAGGCCAAGCACGATTTTAAGCTGATTCGCGCGGCCGTAGAGCAGAGCGACGAGAAGGCGTATGCCGAGCTGATGCAGATCTACAAGAAGCCGGTATACCACGTGGTGCTGAAGATGGTGCGCAACCCCGATGACGCCGAGGATCTGACGATTGAAGCGTTTGCCAAGGCCTTCCGCAACCTGCATAAGTTCAACCCGGAGTATGCTTTTAGCACGTGGCTATTTCGCATTGCCACCAACAACTGCATCGACTTTATTCGCAAGAATAAAATCAAGACGATGTCGATTGACTCCGCCATCAAGATTGATAACGGCGACGAAATTACCATCGACTTCCGCGACCAAAACTTGAACCCGCAGGAGTCGGCCATCAAGAACCAGAAAATCGAAATTATGCAGCACGTTGTGTCGCGGCTGCCCGATAAGTACCAGCGGCTCGTTACGCTTCGTTATTTCGACGAATTGAGCTACGAGGAAATTGCGCAGGAGCTTAAGGCGCCCCTAGGTACCGTAAAAGCCCAGCTGCACCGTGCCCGCGAGTTGCTTTTTGACATGGTAAAGAACAAGAAGCACATTATCTAA
- a CDS encoding glycosyltransferase yields MLPFHFSPAVWLLLACVLVQLFYAAYYFLPFALRPEPTEPSSAALDSEPVSVLVCAHNELENLRQLMPLLLRQEYPAGFEIVLVDDRSSDETYLYAQQLTQYYPNVRVVTVDRTPVGFAPKKYALTLGIKVARYEHMLFTDADCIPNTDQWIRLMQRGFAQPADMVLGYSAYAEEPGFLNKLIRFETLLTGAQYLSFAWRGKPYMGVGRNLAYTQRCFRATKGFASHIRNLSGDDDLLVQDAVKAGQRVAVEARPEAHTVSRAAETWDAWWRQKRRHLSAGNRYRLADRIRIGNFIGTNLLFYFTVLALLFSRSDWVPLICLLGVRTVFVCTTYDRLGRRLDDRLPVAWLPVLDAVYFFNYLALGISLFLYRTLRWK; encoded by the coding sequence GTGTTGCCATTCCATTTCTCTCCGGCTGTATGGCTGCTGCTAGCGTGTGTGCTGGTACAGCTTTTTTACGCAGCTTATTACTTTCTGCCGTTTGCCTTGCGGCCTGAGCCAACGGAACCTAGCTCGGCTGCACTCGATTCGGAGCCGGTATCCGTGCTGGTTTGTGCCCATAATGAGCTCGAAAACTTACGGCAACTGATGCCGCTGTTGCTACGCCAAGAGTATCCGGCTGGCTTTGAGATTGTGTTAGTGGATGACCGCTCCTCGGACGAAACCTATTTGTACGCCCAGCAACTCACTCAGTACTATCCTAACGTGCGAGTCGTTACGGTAGACCGCACCCCAGTGGGTTTTGCGCCAAAGAAGTACGCGCTAACCCTAGGTATCAAAGTAGCGCGCTACGAGCACATGCTTTTTACGGACGCCGACTGTATTCCCAATACGGATCAGTGGATCAGGCTGATGCAAAGAGGCTTTGCCCAACCAGCCGACATGGTGCTCGGCTATTCGGCCTACGCTGAGGAGCCGGGCTTTTTAAATAAATTGATTCGGTTTGAAACCCTACTTACCGGAGCGCAGTATTTGTCGTTCGCGTGGCGTGGGAAACCGTACATGGGCGTGGGGCGAAACCTAGCCTATACACAGCGGTGCTTTCGAGCTACCAAGGGATTTGCTTCGCATATTCGCAACCTGAGTGGCGACGACGACTTGCTGGTGCAGGATGCCGTGAAAGCGGGGCAGCGTGTGGCAGTTGAGGCACGTCCGGAGGCACATACGGTGAGTCGAGCCGCGGAAACCTGGGACGCGTGGTGGCGACAAAAACGGCGGCATCTATCGGCTGGAAATCGTTACCGGCTGGCCGACCGGATACGAATTGGAAACTTTATTGGTACTAATCTGCTTTTTTATTTCACCGTGCTAGCATTACTGTTTTCCCGGTCCGATTGGGTACCTTTGATTTGTCTGTTGGGCGTACGTACAGTGTTTGTTTGTACTACTTATGACCGGCTTGGCCGGCGTCTCGATGACCGGCTTCCGGTAGCGTGGCTTCCGGTGCTCGACGCAGTTTATTTTTTTAATTATCTCGCTCTGGGAATCTCCCTGTTCCTCTACCGCACTCTCCGATGGAAGTAA
- a CDS encoding YheT family hydrolase yields the protein MPLVATSRYRPPFYLFNGHLQTIIPSVLRSVPEVHYQRERIETEDGDFLDLDWSRLPSQEADTLAIVSHGLEGDASRPYVRGMVRALNKAGVDALAWNYRSCSGEMNRLLRTYHLGDTEDLDFVVRYALGTGRYRRIYLTGFSAGGNVTLKYLGENPERVPKQVQRAAVFSVPTDLKSSSHQISRPENRIYLNRFLKSLRTKIRRKAELLPGQIDLVDIDELRDFPQFDARYTAPMHGFKSADDYYEQASSGRYLSQVRIPTLLVNAQNDPFLAPTCFPREVAAQSKFVFLETPPEGGHVGFGEGTPDGLYYSERRAVEFLLAEVPN from the coding sequence ATGCCCCTCGTTGCTACTTCTCGCTACCGACCGCCTTTTTATCTTTTCAATGGTCATCTACAGACAATTATTCCAAGCGTGTTGCGCTCTGTGCCCGAGGTACATTATCAGCGCGAGCGAATAGAAACGGAAGACGGCGACTTTCTCGATCTGGATTGGTCGCGGCTACCTAGCCAAGAAGCAGATACACTGGCTATCGTATCGCACGGTTTAGAAGGCGACGCTAGCCGTCCTTATGTGCGTGGCATGGTGCGCGCCTTAAACAAAGCGGGCGTTGATGCGCTAGCGTGGAACTACCGTAGCTGCAGTGGCGAGATGAACCGCCTGCTGCGCACCTATCACTTAGGCGATACGGAAGACTTAGATTTTGTCGTACGCTACGCATTGGGCACCGGCCGTTACCGCCGCATCTACCTAACTGGCTTTAGTGCGGGCGGCAACGTCACGCTTAAATACCTAGGGGAGAACCCGGAACGAGTACCTAAGCAGGTACAACGCGCCGCCGTATTCTCGGTCCCGACAGACTTAAAATCTAGCTCACACCAGATTTCTAGGCCGGAAAACCGAATTTACCTCAACCGTTTTCTAAAATCACTACGGACGAAAATCCGGCGTAAAGCGGAGCTACTCCCTGGTCAGATCGACCTGGTTGACATCGACGAATTGCGTGACTTCCCGCAGTTTGATGCCCGCTATACGGCTCCTATGCACGGTTTTAAATCGGCGGATGACTACTACGAGCAAGCTAGCTCCGGACGTTATTTAAGTCAGGTGCGCATTCCAACACTACTGGTAAACGCGCAAAATGACCCTTTCCTAGCTCCTACTTGCTTTCCGCGTGAAGTAGCTGCACAGAGCAAATTCGTTTTTCTAGAGACTCCACCCGAAGGCGGCCACGTAGGTTTTGGGGAGGGTACCCCCGACGGTCTCTACTACTCGGAGCGACGAGCGGTGGAGTTTCTACTAGCCGAAGTACCCAACTAA
- the rsmG gene encoding 16S rRNA (guanine(527)-N(7))-methyltransferase RsmG, whose protein sequence is MDILKRYFPELTDEQQRLFAQLETEFQSWNARLNLVARPDVVNLAEKHFLHSLGIAKVVQFPAGSSVLDVGTGGGLPGLPLAILFPEVKFHLVDSVGKKIHAVQEMASALGLHNVTAEQTRAEQLRPKYDYVVSRAVARLATFHTWIMHRYKPNGDNTSGLYYLKGGDLEEEIEEAGLPTAIYNLSDYFTEEFFETKKVVFVPASSAR, encoded by the coding sequence ATGGATATTCTTAAACGCTACTTCCCTGAGCTCACCGACGAGCAGCAGCGGCTTTTCGCCCAACTAGAAACAGAGTTTCAGAGCTGGAACGCCCGCTTGAATCTGGTGGCCCGCCCGGATGTGGTTAACCTAGCCGAAAAACACTTTCTGCATTCGCTCGGCATTGCGAAGGTGGTGCAGTTTCCAGCAGGTTCTTCGGTGCTCGATGTCGGAACGGGCGGTGGTTTGCCGGGCTTGCCGCTGGCCATTCTATTTCCAGAAGTGAAGTTTCACTTGGTGGATAGCGTTGGGAAGAAGATTCATGCCGTGCAGGAAATGGCTTCAGCCCTAGGTCTGCATAATGTAACCGCCGAGCAAACCCGTGCGGAACAGCTCCGGCCGAAGTACGACTATGTGGTCAGCCGGGCGGTGGCTCGCCTCGCTACGTTTCACACCTGGATTATGCACCGCTACAAGCCGAATGGTGACAATACAAGCGGCTTATATTACCTGAAGGGAGGAGATCTGGAAGAGGAGATTGAAGAAGCAGGGTTGCCCACGGCTATCTATAACCTCAGCGACTACTTCACGGAGGAATTCTTCGAGACCAAGAAAGTCGTGTTTGTGCCCGCCAGCTCGGCTAGGTAA
- the tgt gene encoding tRNA guanosine(34) transglycosylase Tgt, which produces MTFDLVANDPQTKARAGVVHTAHGAIQTPIFMPVGTAGTVKAVQQRDLTNDIQAQIILGNTYHLYLRPGLDVLRQAGGLHKFNGWDRPILTDSGGYQVYSLSNTRKIKEEGVKFRSHIDGSQHLFSPEGVMDIQRTIGADIMMAFDECTPWPCEYDYARKSLDMTHRWLLRCIQRFDSTEGHYGYDQTLFPIVQGSTFKDLRIKSAEFIAEQQREGNAIGGLSVGEPAELMYEMTELVCDILPKDKPRYLMGVGTPANILENIALGVDMFDCVMPTRNARNGMLFTTQGIMNVTNKKWATDFEPIDAELGGYVSTFYSRAYVRHLFQSQEMLGAQIASVHNLTFYLWLVKQAREQIIAGTFREWKERMVKQVMTRL; this is translated from the coding sequence ATGACTTTTGACCTAGTCGCTAACGACCCGCAGACCAAAGCCCGCGCTGGCGTAGTACACACCGCGCACGGCGCAATTCAAACTCCGATCTTTATGCCTGTCGGGACGGCTGGTACGGTGAAAGCCGTGCAGCAGCGCGACCTCACGAATGATATTCAGGCGCAAATTATTCTTGGCAATACCTACCACCTCTACCTGCGCCCCGGGCTCGATGTACTGCGCCAAGCAGGCGGCCTGCACAAGTTCAACGGCTGGGACCGCCCCATCCTGACCGACAGTGGCGGCTACCAAGTGTATTCCTTGAGCAATACGCGTAAGATCAAAGAGGAAGGCGTAAAGTTTCGCTCCCACATCGATGGGTCGCAGCACCTATTTTCGCCGGAGGGCGTGATGGACATCCAGCGCACCATCGGGGCCGATATTATGATGGCTTTCGACGAGTGCACCCCCTGGCCTTGCGAGTACGACTACGCCCGTAAGTCACTGGATATGACGCACCGCTGGCTGCTCCGCTGCATCCAGCGCTTCGACAGCACCGAAGGCCACTACGGCTACGACCAAACCCTGTTCCCTATCGTGCAAGGCAGCACGTTCAAAGATCTGCGCATCAAATCGGCCGAGTTCATTGCCGAGCAGCAACGCGAAGGCAATGCCATCGGTGGCTTGAGCGTGGGCGAGCCGGCCGAACTCATGTATGAGATGACCGAGCTCGTGTGCGATATTCTGCCGAAGGATAAACCTAGGTATCTGATGGGCGTGGGCACGCCGGCCAATATTCTGGAGAACATTGCGTTGGGCGTAGATATGTTCGACTGTGTGATGCCCACCCGTAATGCTCGAAACGGCATGCTCTTCACCACGCAGGGCATTATGAATGTCACCAATAAAAAATGGGCGACCGACTTCGAGCCGATTGACGCTGAACTTGGCGGCTACGTTAGTACGTTTTACTCACGTGCTTACGTGCGTCACCTGTTTCAAAGCCAAGAGATGCTCGGCGCGCAGATTGCTTCCGTTCACAACCTGACGTTTTACCTTTGGCTGGTGAAGCAAGCGCGCGAGCAGATTATAGCCGGCACCTTTCGCGAGTGGAAAGAGCGCATGGTGAAGCAAGTGATGACCCGCTTATAA